GCCATGCAGGCCTCGAACACGCGCATCACCTGCGGCACATGGCTGGTCCGGCACTCGAAGCGCTGGGCGTTGAAGATCTGCGGCACCAGGCAGCAATCGGCCAGCGTGGGCGTGTCGCCATGGCAGTAGCGGCCCGGCAGCGTGGCCAGCTGGCGCTCCACCGCCTCGAGGCCGCTTTCCACCCAGTGGCGGTACCAGCGGTTCTTGTCGTCCTCGGACAGCTTGAGGTCGTGCGTGAGGTAGCGCAGGACACGCAAGTTGTTCAGCGGATGGATCTCGCAGGCGATGTCCTGTGCGATGGCGCGCACACGGGCGCGGCCCAGCGCATCGGCCGGCAGCAGCGGCGGTTGCGGATGGGTCTCGTCGAGGTATTCGATGATGGCCATCGACTGGCTCAGCCGCGCGTCGCCGTCCTCGAGCAGCGGCACCAGGCGCGAGACCGACACCGCGACAAAGCGCGCCGCGCTCTGCTCGCCCTTGACCAGGTGCACCGGCAGGTAGTCGTAATCGAGGCCCTTGAGCGCCAGCGCGATGCGCACGCGGTACGAGGCCGAGGAGCGGAAGTAGCTGTGCAGCTGCATCGACATGGGTGTTCTCCGGAAGGCCGCAGTGTTCAGCGCACGGCCACGCGCAGCGTGCCCAGGCCGGCGATGGCGCCTTCCATCAGGTCACCGGCCACCACCGCACCCACGCCGGCGGGGGTGCCGGTGAAGATCAGGTCGCCGGGCTGCAGGGTCCAGGCCTGGCTCAGCGTCTCGATGGTCTCGGCCACGTTCCAGATCAGCTCCGACAGGTCGCCCTTCTGGCGCGGCGTGCCGTTCACCGCCAGCGTGATGGCGCCGCTGGCCAGCGCGCCGGTCTGGGCGATGGGCACGATCGGGCCGATTGGCGCCGAGGCATCGAAGGCCTTGCCGATGCACCAGGGGCGGCCCTGCTTCTTCATGTCGTTCTGCAGGTCGCGGCGGGTCATGTCCAGACCGACCGCGTAGCCGTAGATGTGCTTCAGGGCATCGGCCGCGGCGATCTGGTGGCCGCCGGTGCCGATGGCCACCACCAGCTCGATCTCGTGGTGCAGGTTCTGGGTCAGCGGCGGATAGGCGATGGTGCCGGTCTCGCCCTCGGCCACCGGCACCACCGCGTCGGCCGGCTTCATGAAGAAGAACGGCGGCTCGCGGCCCGAGAAGCCCATCTCCTGGGCATGCTCGGCATAGTTGCGGCCCACGCAGTAGATGCGGTGCACGGGAAACAGCCCGCCGCCGGCCACCGGCACGGTGGGCTGGGCGGGCGGCGTGAAGACGGCTTGGGCGCTCATGTCGGCGTCGGGGTGGGTGGCAACGATCATCGATGATGCCACGCACCCCCGCTAAACTCGGCCGCACCATGCTCGAGACGCGTCGCATCAAGCACTGCCGCCAGTGCGGCACCCCGGTGGCCTACCGCGTGCCCGACGACGACAACCGCGAACGCGCGGTGTGCGGCGGCTGCGGCACCATCCACTACGAGAACCCGCTCAACGTGGTGGGCACGGTGCCGGTATGGGGCGAGCAGGTGCTGCTGTGCAAGCGCGCCATCGAGCCGCGCTACGGGTTCTGGACCCTGCCGGCCGGCTTCATGGAGCTTGGCGAGACCGTGGCCGAAGGCGCCACCCGCGAAACCACTGAAGAAGCCGGCGCCCGCATCGAGCTGCAGGGCCTGCTGAGCATGCTGAGCGTGGTGCGCGTGGGCCAGGTGCACCTGTTCTACCGCGCGCGCATGCTCGACGCCGCGCTCGACCCCGGCCCCGAGACCCTGGAGGCGCGCCTGTTCCACGAGCACGAGGTACCCTGGGACGAGATCGCCTTCCGCACGGTGCGCGACACGCTGCAGCACTTTTTCGCCTGCCGGCGCGCCGGCGGCGACTATCCGCTGCACATCGGCAGCATCTAAGGGCAAGTGGCCACACTGGGGCGCCCGGCCCTGCGGGCACGCAGGGCCACCCGCCACTCGGCCTGGCTCAGGCCAGGGTCGCGGCGGGCAGCGGGGTCACCGCCGGCCCGGTGGCGGCGTCGAAACCCAGCGACCACAGCACGTCCAGGTCTTCGGCCGCACGCACGCCCTCGGCGGTGACGCTCAGGCCCACGCCCTGCACCAGTTGCACCAGGCCATGCAGGTAGCGCCGTGCATCGGCGGCCTCGGCGCCGGCAATGCCGTTGACATAGCGGGCGTCGATGCGCACGCAGTCCAGGCCCAGATCGGGCAGGCCCTGCCCGGCCGACAAGGCGGCACCGGCATGCTCCAGGCCCAGCATCACGCCCAGCGGGCGCCAGCGGCGCGACAGCTCGCGCAGGCGCTGCGGTGCGTCCAGCGCCAGTGATTCGGGCAAGTCCACCCACAGCCGGCAGGCGGCCTCGGGGGCGGCCGCCAGACGCCGCGTGGCGGCCTCGACAAACACGCCCGAGGCCAGCGAGGCGGCCGCCATGTTGATGCAGCGGGCCTGGCCATCGCGGGCAATCGCGGCCAGGGCCAGCATCAGCGCGCGTTCGTCGATGGCGGTGCTGAGCTGGCTGCGCACCGCCTGGGCCAGCCAGCGCGCGGCCGGCTCGTAGGCGCCGCCGGCCACCAGCTGCACCCGCAGCGGGCTGTCGAGCATCAGCGTGCGGCCGTCGGGTGTGCACACCGCAAACTCGCCCAGGCGCACCCGCCCCTGCGACAGCGCGCGCATCAGGCGGCGGTGCCAGCCGGTGGATTCGTCGTCGGCGGCCAGCAGCTCGCTGGCGGCGCCCGAGCCCAGCTCGGCCGCGGCCTCGGCGTCCACCACTGGCGGGCAGGCGGCTTCGGCCTCGGCGCGGCGCAGTGCGGCCTCGGCCTGGGCCAGGCCCGCCTCGGCGGTGTGGCTGGCCAGCACCTCCACCGCGGTGGCCACCACGCGCGCGGCGGGGTCCACCACCACCAGGCCGGCCGACACCGCGCGGCGCAGGGCCTGCAGGGTGTCGCCGGCCACGCCGCCGGTGGGCAGCAGCAGCGCGAAGTCGCCACCGTCCAGGCGGCCGATCAGGCAGTGGGCCACGCGCTGCGGGTAGTTCTGCAGCACCTGGGCCACGGCCTGCAGCACGCGGTCGGCCGAGCGCCGGCCCAGGCGCTGGTTCATGCCGGCCAGATCGGCCAGGCGCAGCAGCACCAGGGTCACCCGCGGCGGCGCGTTTTCGCCGTGCAGCAGGGCGTCGAGCGCGGCGGTGAAGTGGCGGCGGTTGGCCAGGCCGGTCAGCAGATCGTGATGGGCCTGCAGGCGCAACGCCTCGAGCTGGGTGGCCTGCAGCGCAAACAGCGCGCCCAGGCGTTCGTGCAGGCGATCCAGGCCATCGGCCAGCGGTGCCAGCTCGGGCAGCGCCGGGTGCCGCACCGGCCGGTAGCCGGCATCGCCCAGGCGCTCGGTCTGGGCCAGGGTGTCGGCCACCGCGCTGCGCAGGCGCGCACGCTGGCGGGCAAACAGCGTGGCCACCGCCAGCATGGCCGCGGGTACGGCCAGCAGCAGCACCTGCAGGGTTTGCCACAGCAGGCCCAGCAGGTGCGAGGGATCGGTCCAGGCCTGGACCAGCAGAACCCGGCCGTCGACCTGCAGGCCGCGCGGGGCCGGTTCGGCCGGCAGGCGCAGCGCGGCCATGAACCAGGCGGGCAGCGCCTGGGCGCCGGCATCGTGCCGGCCGCGGCCAAGCAAGCGGCCCGCGCCGTCGCGCACCTCGGCCTGCGCCCAGCCGGCGGCCAGGGCCCAGGCAGGCATCTGTTCCAGCCGGTGCGGCAGCGTGCCCGGCGCACGCGCCAATGCCTCGGCGAGTGCCGCGGTGGCCGCAGCGTGCTGGCGGGTGACCTCGCGCTGCACCAGCCCACCCAGTGCGGCGGCCAGCAGCAGGGCGGCCAGCAGCGGCACCGCCAGCGCCATCAGCAGCCGGCGATGGCGCTGGGCCCAGGCCGGCATGCGGCCGCCAGACCGGGCTTCGGACCAGGCGGGCAGCAGCGGCAGTGGAGGTGAATCGGCAGACAGCATCCGAGGGCGGGCGACAGTGGGGCCATGCTCCGCCCGCCCGGGCAAGGGTGCCGGGGCCGGACAGGCTCTGTCAGGTTTTCGTCCCGCCCGGCGCCAACTTGAACGCTGGGACTTTGCCGCCGCTCGGCGCGGCGCCCGGCAGAGCGCCGGCTGCCGCGGCTCAGCGCCGCTGCGGCGGCAGGTCGGTGCAGCTGCCGTGGGCCACCTCGGCGGCCATGCCGATGCTTTCGCCCAGCGTGGGGTGCGGGTGGATGGTCTTGCCGATGTCCACCGCGTCGGCGCCCATCTCGATGGCCAGCGCGATCTCGCCGACCATGTCGCCGGCATGCGTGCCGACGATGCCGCCGCCCAGGATGCGGCCGTGGCCATGGGCCTCGGGCGAGTCGTCGAACAGCAGCTTGGTGAAGCCTTCGTCGCGGCCGTTGGCAATGGCGCGGCCCGAGGCCGTCCACGGGAACAGGCCCTTCTTGACCTTGATGCCCTTGGCCTTGGCTTCATCCTCGGTCAGGCCCACCCAGGCCACCTCGGGGTCGGTGTAGGCCACGCTGGGAATCACGCGGGCGTCGAACTGGGCCTTGCTGTTACCAGCGGCCACTTCGGCGGCCACATGCGCCTCGTGCACCGCCTTGTGCGCCAGCATCGGCTGGCCGACGATGTCGCCAATGGCGTAGATGTGCGGCACGTTGGTGCGCATCTGCGCATCCACCGGGATGAAGCCGCGCTCGCCCACCACCACGCCGGCCTTCTCGGCGCCCAGCTTCCTGCCGTTGGGCGTGCGGCCCACGGCCTGCAGCACCAGGTCGTAGGTGGCCTCGCTCTTGCTGCCGTCCAGGCCCTCGAACTGCACCGTGATGCCCTCGGGCCCGGCGCTGGCGCCCACGGTCTTGGTCTTCAGCATGATCTTGTCGAAGCGGTCGGCGTTCATCTTCTGCCACACCTTGACCAGATCACGGTCGGCGCCCTGCATCAGGCCGTCGAGCATTTCCACCACATCCAGCCTGGCGCCCAGCGTGGAGTACACCGTGCCCATCTCCAGGCCGATGATGCCGCCGCCGATGACCAGCATGCGCTGGGGCTGCTGGCGCAGCTGCAGCGCGCCGGTGCTGGTGACGATGCGCGGATCGTCGGGCAGGAAGGGCAGCTTCACGGCCTCGGAGCCGGCGGCGATGATGGCGCTCTTGAAGCGGATGGTCTGGGTCTTGGCCTCGGCGCCCTCGCCCACCTGCACACTCAGGTGGTGCGGATCGGCGAAGGTGCCGTTGCCCTGCACCACCGTCACCTTGCGCATCTTGGCCATGGCCGCCAGGCCGCCGGTGAGCTTGCCCACCACCTTGTTCTTGTGCGCCAGCAGCTTGCCGAGATCCACCTTGGGATCGGCGAATTCGACGCCCAGGTCGGCGAAGTGCCTGACCTCGTCCATCACCGCGGCCACGTGCAGCAGCGCCTTGCTGGGGATGCAGCCCACGTTCAGGCACACGCCGCCCAGCGTGGGAAAACGCTCGACCAGCACGGTCTTGAGGCCCAGGTCGGCCGCGCGGAAGGCGGCCGAGTAGCCGCCGGGGCCGGCGCCCAGCACCAGCAGATCGCACTCCAGATCGGCACTGCCGGTGTAGCTGGCGGCCTGCGGCGCGGGCGTGGCGGCCGGCGCCGGCGCAGCGGCCACCGGTGCCGGGGCGGGTGCAGGTACAGCAGCAGGTGCAGCAGCCGGGGCCGGCGCCGCAGCGGCGCCTTCGGCCACCTCAAGGCTCAGCAGCACCGAGCCCTGGTTCACCGTGTCGCCCAT
This portion of the Aquabacterium sp. OR-4 genome encodes:
- the maiA gene encoding maleylacetoacetate isomerase, yielding MQLHSYFRSSASYRVRIALALKGLDYDYLPVHLVKGEQSAARFVAVSVSRLVPLLEDGDARLSQSMAIIEYLDETHPQPPLLPADALGRARVRAIAQDIACEIHPLNNLRVLRYLTHDLKLSEDDKNRWYRHWVESGLEAVERQLATLPGRYCHGDTPTLADCCLVPQIFNAQRFECRTSHVPQVMRVFEACMALDAFAKTQPSACPDAA
- a CDS encoding fumarylacetoacetate hydrolase family protein translates to MSAQAVFTPPAQPTVPVAGGGLFPVHRIYCVGRNYAEHAQEMGFSGREPPFFFMKPADAVVPVAEGETGTIAYPPLTQNLHHEIELVVAIGTGGHQIAAADALKHIYGYAVGLDMTRRDLQNDMKKQGRPWCIGKAFDASAPIGPIVPIAQTGALASGAITLAVNGTPRQKGDLSELIWNVAETIETLSQAWTLQPGDLIFTGTPAGVGAVVAGDLMEGAIAGLGTLRVAVR
- a CDS encoding NUDIX hydrolase, whose product is MLETRRIKHCRQCGTPVAYRVPDDDNRERAVCGGCGTIHYENPLNVVGTVPVWGEQVLLCKRAIEPRYGFWTLPAGFMELGETVAEGATRETTEEAGARIELQGLLSMLSVVRVGQVHLFYRARMLDAALDPGPETLEARLFHEHEVPWDEIAFRTVRDTLQHFFACRRAGGDYPLHIGSI
- a CDS encoding EAL domain-containing protein, encoding MLSADSPPLPLLPAWSEARSGGRMPAWAQRHRRLLMALAVPLLAALLLAAALGGLVQREVTRQHAAATAALAEALARAPGTLPHRLEQMPAWALAAGWAQAEVRDGAGRLLGRGRHDAGAQALPAWFMAALRLPAEPAPRGLQVDGRVLLVQAWTDPSHLLGLLWQTLQVLLLAVPAAMLAVATLFARQRARLRSAVADTLAQTERLGDAGYRPVRHPALPELAPLADGLDRLHERLGALFALQATQLEALRLQAHHDLLTGLANRRHFTAALDALLHGENAPPRVTLVLLRLADLAGMNQRLGRRSADRVLQAVAQVLQNYPQRVAHCLIGRLDGGDFALLLPTGGVAGDTLQALRRAVSAGLVVVDPAARVVATAVEVLASHTAEAGLAQAEAALRRAEAEAACPPVVDAEAAAELGSGAASELLAADDESTGWHRRLMRALSQGRVRLGEFAVCTPDGRTLMLDSPLRVQLVAGGAYEPAARWLAQAVRSQLSTAIDERALMLALAAIARDGQARCINMAAASLASGVFVEAATRRLAAAPEAACRLWVDLPESLALDAPQRLRELSRRWRPLGVMLGLEHAGAALSAGQGLPDLGLDCVRIDARYVNGIAGAEAADARRYLHGLVQLVQGVGLSVTAEGVRAAEDLDVLWSLGFDAATGPAVTPLPAATLA
- the lpdA gene encoding dihydrolipoyl dehydrogenase, with the protein product MALIDVTVPDIGDFKDVAVIEILVKPGDTVRAEQSLVTVESDKASMEIPCSHAGVVQALKIKMGDTVNQGSVLLSLEVAEGAAAAPAPAAAPAAVPAPAPAPVAAAPAPAATPAPQAASYTGSADLECDLLVLGAGPGGYSAAFRAADLGLKTVLVERFPTLGGVCLNVGCIPSKALLHVAAVMDEVRHFADLGVEFADPKVDLGKLLAHKNKVVGKLTGGLAAMAKMRKVTVVQGNGTFADPHHLSVQVGEGAEAKTQTIRFKSAIIAAGSEAVKLPFLPDDPRIVTSTGALQLRQQPQRMLVIGGGIIGLEMGTVYSTLGARLDVVEMLDGLMQGADRDLVKVWQKMNADRFDKIMLKTKTVGASAGPEGITVQFEGLDGSKSEATYDLVLQAVGRTPNGRKLGAEKAGVVVGERGFIPVDAQMRTNVPHIYAIGDIVGQPMLAHKAVHEAHVAAEVAAGNSKAQFDARVIPSVAYTDPEVAWVGLTEDEAKAKGIKVKKGLFPWTASGRAIANGRDEGFTKLLFDDSPEAHGHGRILGGGIVGTHAGDMVGEIALAIEMGADAVDIGKTIHPHPTLGESIGMAAEVAHGSCTDLPPQRR